The Fulvivirga maritima genome segment AAGCATGTAAGAATTAATGCCAAAAAAATAACCTAACAAATGGCCATGATTAAATAACCTTCCACATTTAGCTAAATATTTTTGTATTATTGCAGCTAATATTAACTAATCAAGATAATACTGACCATGGGTAATAACATACTTAAAGGTAAAAAGGGAATTATTTTTGGAGCACTTGATGAGAACTCAATTGCCTGGAAAACCGCACTAAAAGCTAAAGAAGAGGGTGCTGAGTTTGTTTTAACCAATGCTCCTATAGCATTGAGAATGGGAGTGATAAACAAACTTGCAGAAGAATGTGGTGCTGAAGTGATCCCTGCTGATGCTACATCCATAGAAGATTTAACCAACCTTTTTGAGAAATCAATGGAGGTATTAGGTGGAAAACTAGACTTTGTCCTCCATTCTATTGGTATGAGCCCCAACGTTAGAAAAGGCAAACCATACGGAGACCTTAATTATGACTGGTTTCTAAAAACGCTAGACATCTCAGGTCTTTCGTTTCATAAAGTATTGCAAACCGCTGAAAAAACAGAAGCTATGAACGAGTGGGGTTCAATATTAGCCCTTTCTTATATAGCCGCTCAACGTACTTTCCCTGACTATTCTGATATGGCTCAGGCTAAGGCTGTACTAGAATCTATCGCCAGAAGCTACGGTTATAGATTTGCTAAAAATGGAAATGTAAGAGTAAATACTATCTCTCAGTCTCCTACCATGACTACTGCTGGTAGTGGTGTTACGGGCTTTGATGTATTTTACGATTATGCCGATAAAATGTCGCCATTGGGTAATGCTAGTGGTGATGACTGTGCTAACTACATATTAATGATGTTCTCAGACTATACACGTATGGTCACTATGCAAAACCTTATGCATGACGGTGGATTCTCTAATTCAGGAATCACTGAAGATATAGTAGCTGCACTTAGCAAATAATCTAAATAATATCATAGGCTGCCTTTTAAGTGTTTATATCACTCAAAAGGCAGCTTTTTTATTTCATCTCATTTTAAATGGTTGTATTTCCTAATATCAAAATTAATCTGGGGCTTAATATTATATCTCGTAGAGAAGATGGCTACCATAACATATCTTCGGTTTTTTACCCGCTGCCCTTGACTGATATTTTAGAGATCCTTCCTGCTGAAGAGTTTAACTTTACCAGCACAGGCCTACCTATTCCTGGCAATACTGACGACAACCTTATTATTAAGGCTTACAAACTTCTTAAAGAATCCTATCATCTACCTGCTGTAAGTATTCACTTGCATAAAATTATACCTATGGGTGCAGGTTTGGGTGGCGGTTCTGCTGACTGCGCCTTTACGATCAAGTGCCTGGATCAGCTTTTTGAGCTTAACCTATCTACTGAAACTATGGAGGGTTTTGCTGCCAAATTAGGCAGTGATTGCCCTTTCTTTATAGCAAACAAACCTGTATTAGTAGAAGGAACCGGCCATATTTTTTCAGACATTGACCTTTCTCTGGAAGGCAAATATATTGTTTTGATATACCCTGAAGTACATGTAAGCACTGCCCAAGCCTATAGCAAGGTCACTCCTAAGCAGCCTGATACTTCAGTTGCTGACATTATCAAAAGCAAACCTATAGACCAGTGGAAGGACGTTTTGAATAATGATTTTGAAAGTTCAGTATTTCAGCAATTCCCTGCCATATCTAAAGTGAAAAATGAGCTCTATGATGCAGGAGCCATATATGCCAGCATGACGGGCTCAGGAGCCAGTGTATTTGGCATATTTGACAGCAAGCCTACTATACAACTCAACCATATTGTTTGGGAAGGGCAACTTTAATCTACCTGAGGTTATCTACCTCCAATGGCTTTCTTTTAAAGATTTTATTAAGTAGAGGATACAAAAGTACTGCTAAAAGTATAATTCCGGTGCCTATGTAAAAGCCAGGTTCCATTTTCTCCTTATCACCAAAAACAATCACAGCCAGCAAAATACCATAGACAGGCTCAAGGTTAATGGTAAGGTTTACCATGAAGGCTGAGATGCGCCTCATAAGCTCTACTGAAGCCGAAAAAGCATAGACAGTACATATTAAAGATAAAATGATCAGGTAGAACCAATCCATGCCTTGTGGTATTAGCTGAAGCTCTTCTCCCTGCAGGAAGAAGTATTTATACAAAGGAAAAAATAACAGCGAGCCAATACAAGCTCCTGCCATTTCATAAAAAGTAATTACAAACTGATTGTGCTCTTTAGAAAACTTACCATTAATCACTGAAAAGACTGCTGCCAACATAGCCGCCATAATCCCCATAAAAAGGCCCAGAGCATGATTAAATTCAAATTGAAAAATAACATACAATCCTAGTATTACAATTAGCCCAAGCCCCACTTCAAAGCCTTTTACCTTTCTTCTATTAAATAGCGGCTCTATAAAGCTGGTCCATAAAGAACAGGTGGCTGCTCCTGCCAGACACACTGAAGCCGTAGATACACGGGCTGCGGCAAAGAACAAGATCCAATGAGCGGCGATGATCAATCCTGTACCGGTCACTTTGAGTATAGCCGCCTTACCAATATTTAAATTGCGCTTTCTTAGTTTAAGCATTACCCAAAGAGTAACACTGGCCATGAGCGTTCGGTAAAACACTATTTCTACTGAATTAATAGAAATCAGAAGCCCTAAAATAGCAGTAAAGCCCCATATTAAAACAATAAAATGGAGCTTTAGAAAATCTTTAGTGTTAGACATTATTTATCTCGGTACATACTTATACATGAGCAAGGAAATACCTCCAAACAAGATATTAGGAAACCATACGGATAAAGCAGGAGGCAGTCCACCTGCTTCGGCTATACTTTTACTCATGATAAAGAATAGAATATAAACAAAAGAAAGGAAGAAACCGAGTGCTATTTGGAAGCCAGCACCTCCACGGGTTTTCTTAGATGAAACTATCACCCCCATAAACGTAAGAATAAGCACAGCAAAAGGCGAAGTAAACCTTGTATACTTCTCCACCTCAAATACTTCCACATTACTGGCACCGCGCATTCTTAATTTCGCAATATGCTCATCAAGTTCATTAATGGTCATGGCGTCATAGCTCCTGTAGTCATTTTCAAATTCACTAGGGTGTATAGCCAGTGTGGTATCCATAGTTCGGCCATCAGAGAGTTCTTCTTTAGCGCCGTCAAGAGTCATCAACTCCCAGTTACTGAGGGTCCATTTATTTTTCTTGTCGTCCCATTTAATTCGAGAGGCTGACAATTTTTCTGTTAACTCAGTGCCTTCTACCTTCTCCAGCGTGAAATTATAGCCTGTGTTAGACTGGTTGTTATAATTTCTCATGTAGAGGTAAGTATTGGGGGCTACCTGAATATGATAGTTAGTTTTATCAAAGAAGAATTTACTCTTAAGGTATTCTATCTCAAAAGCTACTCTGGACTTGTTAGAGTTCGGAATAATCCAGCCAGTAAGCACAAAACTCACTAAAGCAATAAGTATTGAACCTATCAGGTAAGGTACCAGCATTCTCTTGAAAGATACACCGCTACTCAGAATAGCAATTATCTCTGTATGCCCAGCCAAACGCGCCGTTACAAATACAGTGGCTATAAACACCGTTAGTGGTGTAATGAAATTAGCTATCCATGGAATAAAATCCATGTAATAACCTATGACCTGCATGGTAGATAACTGAGCCTCAGAGTACTTATCCGTTTTCTCTGTTACATCTATTACCACTATAATGGCCACTATAATAAAAACAGTAAATAGAAATGAACCTAAAAACTTCTTAAGAATGTAACGGTCGATTAATTTCACTAATCCTTGGTTTAAACTTGATTAAAATATTACCTACAGCCTTTGGCTTACCTTACTCACCATTCTATTTTTCCAATCAGCAAAAGTGCCTTGTTTTATTTGCTCTCTGGCCTCTCCTACCAGCCAAAGATAAAAGCTGAGATTATGTATACTAGCAATTTGCGCGCCTAAAATTTCTTTACTCATAATCAGGTGACGAAGATACGCTTTTGAATAAAAGGTATCTACATAACCACCCATATTTGGGTCTATCGGAGAAAAATCATCTTCCCACTTTTTGTTCTTGATATTAATAATACCTTCAGAAGTAAAAAGCATACCATTACGGGCATTACGAGTAGGCATAACACAGTCAAACATATCAATTCCCAGAGCTATACACTCCAGAATGTTAGCAGGCGTTCCCACTCCCATCAAATATCTGGGCCTGTCTTTAGGCAGTATGTCACATACCAAATCAGTCATCTCGTACATCATTTCGGCTGGCTCACCTACAGAAAGACCACCTATGGCATTACCTTCTCTACCAAATGAAGCTATCATCTCTGCCGACTGTACTCTTAAGTCTTTATAAACACTGCCCTGAACAATAGGGAAAAGAGTTTGATCATAGCCATATTTACCTTCTGTTCTGTCAAAATGATCGCAGCAGCGCTTAAGCCAGCGGTGAGTCATATGCATAGAATTCTTAGCATAGTCGTACTCACAAGGGTAAGGAGTACATTCATCAAAGGCCATCATTATATCTGCACCGATAGTTCTTTGGATGTCCATAACATACTCAGGAGTGAAGTTATGCCTTGATCCATCTATATGAGATTGAAAAGTAACACCTTCTTCTTTTATCTTGCGAGTATCTGCCAGAGAATATACCTGATAGCCTCCACTATCGGTAAGTATTGGCCTGTCCCATCCGTTAAATTTATGTAACCCTCCGGCCTTCTCTATAATATCAAGCCCGGGCCTCAGATACAGATGATAGGTATTACCCAGAATAATCTGAGCTTTAATATCTTCTTTGAGCTCTCGCTGGTGAACCGCTTTCACTGAACCGGCCGTACCTACGGGCATAAATATAGGAGTCTGTATCTCTCCATGATCGGTAGTAACTACTCCTGCTCTGGCTTTACTGCCTGTATCGTTTGCTTCTAACTTAAACTTCATCGAACTTTCTTAAAAAGTCACAAAAATAGAACATTAAAACGAAGAGACCGAAAACTTTAAGAAGATTACTAATCAGACTGGAAAGACCTAACTTTACTAAAAAGAAAATTTATATTTGCTATTTACGTTTTATCAACCATGCACCTTAGCATTTTAACCTACCTCCTATTAACCTGTCTGCTTATTCAGGCCATATATTATGTCTTATATATGACTGCTTTTAACAGGTATAAAAAAAACTACGGGCTCTCCACTGCCTGCCTCTCTTATAGTGTGTGCTCATAATGAAGAAGAAAATTTAAAACGATTACTACCTCTTCTCTATGAGCAGAATCATCCAGATTTCGAAATTATTATAGTAGATGATCGTTCTTATGATGGTAGCTATGATTTTTTACTTGAAGAAGCAGCAAAGAACAGCAAGCTGAAAATAGTGAAAGTAAACGAAAAGCCTGAAAACTTTAATGGCAAAAAATATGCACTCACACTCGGAATAAAAGCAGCTAAAAAAGAAAATATTATACTTACTGATGCTGATTGCACCCCCGCCAGCAATGACTGGTTGGCACAGATGTCTTCTCAGTTAGTATCTCCTAAAGTAATTAACCTGGGTTTCTCTTATTACGAGCAGCAAAAAGGCCTGTTAAATGCATTTATCCGTTTTGATACCCTTTGGACGGCCATTCAATACCTGGGTATGGCCATTATGGGCAAACCTTATATGGGAGTAGGCCGCAATTTGGCTTACACCAAAGCACTTTTTATTGACAACAAAGGCTTTACCGGGCATATAAAAGTAATGGGTGGTGATGATGATCTCTTCGTTAATCAGCATGCTAATAAAACTAACACCGCTATTACACTTGGTGAAGATACCGTAGTGTATTCAAAACCAAAGACCTCTTGGAAGCTGTTTTTCAGACAGAAAACACGTCATTTAGCTGTCGGTAAACACTATAAATCTGGAAATAAGTTTATTTTAGGACTATTTTCATTAAGTCATATCTTTTTTTGGTTAATTTTAGGAGTTCAAACGGGCATGCAGGTTGAACTTTACATAGTAATGGGCAGTTTTTTTATCAAAACCCTGTTGCTTTATCTCACGTTTATTATTGCATGCAAAAAATTAGGGGTCAGGTTTAACCTATGGGGCCTAATCTTCCTTGATATAATTTTTGTGTTTTACTATAGTATTATTGGCTTAAAGGCATTATTTACAAAGCGGGTGAGATGGATTTAAAAAAGCAGTTTTCGGATAAAGCATTAGAAGATTTCAAACTGATAGATCAGGCGGTGAAAGATGGTGATGAGCAGGCTTACGCTAAGCTTATGGAAAGATATAAGCGACCTGTTTATCATATGATTCTTAAGATGGTCAGAAATGTAGATGATGCCGAAGATCTTACCATTGAAGCCTTCGCCAAGGCCTTTAAAAACCTTCATCGGTTCAAAAAAGATTATACATTTAGTACCTGGCTTTTCAGGATAGCTACTAATAATGCCATAGATTTTATTCGTAAGAAAAGGCTTGAAACCATGAGTCTTGATACCTCTTTTACTGATGATAACGGTGAGGCTGTACAAATAGATGTAGAAGACCATAACCTTAACCCGCAAGAGGTGGCCATTAAAAGCCAGAAGATAGAGCTTATTCAAATGTTTGTAACTAAGCTACCTGCCAAATACCAAAAACTGGTAAGACTACGCTATTTCAAAGAATTCTCTTATGAAGAGATCGCTCAGGAACTAGATGCTCCCTTAGGCACAGTAAAAGCACAATTACACCGTGCTCGTGAGCTTATGTATGACTTAGTGAAGAACAAAAAAGAACACATCTGATTTTGGAAATACGGATAGAGCAAGCCTCTGTAGAAGAGATTATTGCTATCTCAAAAAATATTCCCGAATTCAAAGACCCTTACCAGCTTGCTGATTATCAAAACCGTTTAAAAGGAATAAAGCACTTGTTATTAAAAGCTATGGTTAATGACCAGGCTGTAGGCTTTAAAATAGGTTATGATCTTGGCCATCATATTTTCTATTCTTGGTTTGGCGCTGTACTCCCTAACTACCGACAGTATGGCGTAGCCAAAAAGCTGGCCGAAACACAAGAAGAATGGGCAAAAAACAACAATTTCCATTTTATTAGAGTCAAAACCAGAAATCATTTCAAACCAATGCTCATCTTTGCGCTTAAAAGCGGCTTTTCTATCATTGATATTGAGAAAAAGGAAAAAACAGAAGAGCATCGCATATTATTGGAAAAAGCACTTATATGAATTCAGACATTATCTTTAAATACTTCCCTGAACTTACGGCCGAGCAAAAATCGCAGTATGAAGCATTATATGACCTCTACCAGGATTGGAACAGACAGATCAATGTGATATCCAGAAAAGATATAGATGAACTTTATGTAAGGCATATTCTGCACTCATTAGGCATAGCCAAGGTTATGAGCTTTAAACCCGGCACGGCGGTGCTAGACGTAGGAACGGGCGGTGGATTTCCTGGCATACCTCTGGCTATCATGTTTCCTGAAACCCGATTTACTCTGGTAGATAGCATTGGCAAAAAAATTAAAGTAGTTAATGGCGTAAGTCAATCTATTGGCTTACAAAACGTAGAAGCCTTTCACAGCAGAGCAGAACAGCTAGCCGACAACTATGATTTTGTAGTAAGCCGGGCTGTAACCAGACTTAAGCCCTTCTACCAATGGGTGAAAAATAAATTCAAAACAGATTCTTTCAATGATCTCAAAAATGGCATTCTCTACCTTAAAGGTGGCGACCTAAGCGAAGAGCTAAAAGAAGCCAAGAAAAAATATGAGATCTATGACCTGCCTAATTATTTTGAAGAAGAATTCTTCGAAACTAAAAAGGTGGTATATGTGCCTGTAGTGTAAGGCTCTGTTAATCACGGTAAGCAGAAAGTCTATCGTTCGAGAGGCCTACCAATGACTGTATAAGTAAATAGTAGGTAATATGGAAAGCTCAAAACAGTTGAGTTCTATTTAAATCAATAATCAGTACCGATCGTCTACACTTCGACGGGGCTACCAATGACGTAATACACTAAATAGGTATTTGTTCAAGCTCATAACCTAATTCTTTAGCTGTTTTTACTAGCCATCTTTCTCTATGGAGCTGCATTTTTTCTTCATATGCTTTGATGCCCCGTTCTGTGTAATCAAGCCCTTTTACCATAAGCCGCCAGTAGAGTACGGCCAGTTTTCGGGCTGTAGCTTTAGTGGCTATGCCTGGACCTCTTTTGCTCTTCAATCTACGCCCAAAAGCTCCCAGTGCTATCTTTTTGCTTTCTATTAAACTTTGGGCTATTTGTCTGAATATTTGTCCTGCCTTTGGCCTGTACTTTCTGTTTCTGGTTTTATTTTTCTTGCCAGACTGGTGTTGACCTGGAGATAATCCTAGCCATGAAGTGAAGTGTTTCTCACTGGGCCACTTACAAAGTTCCATGCCTATTTCAGAATATAATTGTAGCCAGGTATAATCGGTAATACCCGGCAAACACGTAGCATCTTTGCCTGAAAAGATTTTCAGCAGGTGTCCTCCTAAGTGGTCTATATCAGGTTTATTATGTCTAACAGGTTTTCGATCTTTAACAGAATCTATTTCATTTTTGCTTTCCATATCTGAATCGTAGTTATTGAACCGCTTCATGACTTCTTCCAGTTTTTGGTCACATGCCAGTATTTGTTGTTTATAAAATTTGTAACCACTGTATGCCTGTCCCAAAGCAAATAACCCTGACTCGGTATAATAGCCTGAAAGTGCCTTGATGACTTGAGAGGCTTTCTTTTCTCTAATACTGCTATGGCACAGGGATAAGAGCTTTTGGGCATCACGTTCCCCTGCCAGGATGGCTTCTATGATCGCCAGACCACTGGCGCCATGTATCTGACTGAGCACTTCTTTGAGTCGAATGTTCATCTCTATTAGTGACTTTTGCATATGATTTACATGCATAGAGGCTGTTCTCAGATGATCTTCTCTCAAGCGCTGGTAAGCACGAACTTCCTTCACTTGTGCATCGGGAACAAAACAGCGATTCAATAAACCATGACTATGGAGTTGCTGAATCCATTGACAGTCCTTTACATCAGTCTTTCGACCTGGTACTTGTCTCGTCTGACGCCCATCTACTAACCAGACATCCAAACCTGCTGATTCAAGAATCTCATAAAGAATAATCCAGTAAACACCCGTAGCTTCCATAGCCACTGTCTGGATCCCCTCTGATAATAAATAGCACGATGCCTCTCGAAAACTTTCAGTGAAAGTCTCAAAAACACGAACATCCTTGTTTTCTACGGATATGAAAATGTGCTTGGCTCCTATATCTATGCCTGCAGCATTTGCTCTCATCTTTTTCATGACTAATTTTCTAAAAGTTAAACAAAGACCTGTAGGATGAAATATTGTACACGACAGACTACCAATCGGACATTCCTATAAAAACAAGGAAGTACCATACTTTGTGACTCCTTTCTATCCAACCATGCTCAGGGACAGGCAAATTGCACTATGCCAGGTTCGGCTATATTGTACAGGCCACTTCTATTCTTAACGTCATTTCTTTTTGTGCGGTTGAAACAAATGTTAGGTCTCAGTGTGACTCGGCTGTGGTTTCATCTTGCTGTACCGTCGTGCGGTAAAAAAAGAATTGGAAATCAGGCTTTTCTCAAGTCCTTAGTGGCAGTTCATCTCTATGAAATACA includes the following:
- a CDS encoding enoyl-ACP reductase FabI; amino-acid sequence: MGNNILKGKKGIIFGALDENSIAWKTALKAKEEGAEFVLTNAPIALRMGVINKLAEECGAEVIPADATSIEDLTNLFEKSMEVLGGKLDFVLHSIGMSPNVRKGKPYGDLNYDWFLKTLDISGLSFHKVLQTAEKTEAMNEWGSILALSYIAAQRTFPDYSDMAQAKAVLESIARSYGYRFAKNGNVRVNTISQSPTMTTAGSGVTGFDVFYDYADKMSPLGNASGDDCANYILMMFSDYTRMVTMQNLMHDGGFSNSGITEDIVAALSK
- the ispE gene encoding 4-(cytidine 5'-diphospho)-2-C-methyl-D-erythritol kinase; translated protein: MVVFPNIKINLGLNIISRREDGYHNISSVFYPLPLTDILEILPAEEFNFTSTGLPIPGNTDDNLIIKAYKLLKESYHLPAVSIHLHKIIPMGAGLGGGSADCAFTIKCLDQLFELNLSTETMEGFAAKLGSDCPFFIANKPVLVEGTGHIFSDIDLSLEGKYIVLIYPEVHVSTAQAYSKVTPKQPDTSVADIIKSKPIDQWKDVLNNDFESSVFQQFPAISKVKNELYDAGAIYASMTGSGASVFGIFDSKPTIQLNHIVWEGQL
- a CDS encoding DMT family transporter, translating into MSNTKDFLKLHFIVLIWGFTAILGLLISINSVEIVFYRTLMASVTLWVMLKLRKRNLNIGKAAILKVTGTGLIIAAHWILFFAAARVSTASVCLAGAATCSLWTSFIEPLFNRRKVKGFEVGLGLIVILGLYVIFQFEFNHALGLFMGIMAAMLAAVFSVINGKFSKEHNQFVITFYEMAGACIGSLLFFPLYKYFFLQGEELQLIPQGMDWFYLIILSLICTVYAFSASVELMRRISAFMVNLTINLEPVYGILLAVIVFGDKEKMEPGFYIGTGIILLAVLLYPLLNKIFKRKPLEVDNLR
- a CDS encoding LptF/LptG family permease; this encodes MKLIDRYILKKFLGSFLFTVFIIVAIIVVIDVTEKTDKYSEAQLSTMQVIGYYMDFIPWIANFITPLTVFIATVFVTARLAGHTEIIAILSSGVSFKRMLVPYLIGSILIALVSFVLTGWIIPNSNKSRVAFEIEYLKSKFFFDKTNYHIQVAPNTYLYMRNYNNQSNTGYNFTLEKVEGTELTEKLSASRIKWDDKKNKWTLSNWELMTLDGAKEELSDGRTMDTTLAIHPSEFENDYRSYDAMTINELDEHIAKLRMRGASNVEVFEVEKYTRFTSPFAVLILTFMGVIVSSKKTRGGAGFQIALGFFLSFVYILFFIMSKSIAEAGGLPPALSVWFPNILFGGISLLMYKYVPR
- the tgt gene encoding tRNA guanosine(34) transglycosylase Tgt — encoded protein: MKFKLEANDTGSKARAGVVTTDHGEIQTPIFMPVGTAGSVKAVHQRELKEDIKAQIILGNTYHLYLRPGLDIIEKAGGLHKFNGWDRPILTDSGGYQVYSLADTRKIKEEGVTFQSHIDGSRHNFTPEYVMDIQRTIGADIMMAFDECTPYPCEYDYAKNSMHMTHRWLKRCCDHFDRTEGKYGYDQTLFPIVQGSVYKDLRVQSAEMIASFGREGNAIGGLSVGEPAEMMYEMTDLVCDILPKDRPRYLMGVGTPANILECIALGIDMFDCVMPTRNARNGMLFTSEGIINIKNKKWEDDFSPIDPNMGGYVDTFYSKAYLRHLIMSKEILGAQIASIHNLSFYLWLVGEAREQIKQGTFADWKNRMVSKVSQRL
- a CDS encoding glycosyltransferase produces the protein MCAHNEEENLKRLLPLLYEQNHPDFEIIIVDDRSYDGSYDFLLEEAAKNSKLKIVKVNEKPENFNGKKYALTLGIKAAKKENIILTDADCTPASNDWLAQMSSQLVSPKVINLGFSYYEQQKGLLNAFIRFDTLWTAIQYLGMAIMGKPYMGVGRNLAYTKALFIDNKGFTGHIKVMGGDDDLFVNQHANKTNTAITLGEDTVVYSKPKTSWKLFFRQKTRHLAVGKHYKSGNKFILGLFSLSHIFFWLILGVQTGMQVELYIVMGSFFIKTLLLYLTFIIACKKLGVRFNLWGLIFLDIIFVFYYSIIGLKALFTKRVRWI
- a CDS encoding RNA polymerase sigma factor; this translates as MDLKKQFSDKALEDFKLIDQAVKDGDEQAYAKLMERYKRPVYHMILKMVRNVDDAEDLTIEAFAKAFKNLHRFKKDYTFSTWLFRIATNNAIDFIRKKRLETMSLDTSFTDDNGEAVQIDVEDHNLNPQEVAIKSQKIELIQMFVTKLPAKYQKLVRLRYFKEFSYEEIAQELDAPLGTVKAQLHRARELMYDLVKNKKEHI
- a CDS encoding GNAT family N-acetyltransferase, whose translation is MEIRIEQASVEEIIAISKNIPEFKDPYQLADYQNRLKGIKHLLLKAMVNDQAVGFKIGYDLGHHIFYSWFGAVLPNYRQYGVAKKLAETQEEWAKNNNFHFIRVKTRNHFKPMLIFALKSGFSIIDIEKKEKTEEHRILLEKALI
- the rsmG gene encoding 16S rRNA (guanine(527)-N(7))-methyltransferase RsmG, with protein sequence MNSDIIFKYFPELTAEQKSQYEALYDLYQDWNRQINVISRKDIDELYVRHILHSLGIAKVMSFKPGTAVLDVGTGGGFPGIPLAIMFPETRFTLVDSIGKKIKVVNGVSQSIGLQNVEAFHSRAEQLADNYDFVVSRAVTRLKPFYQWVKNKFKTDSFNDLKNGILYLKGGDLSEELKEAKKKYEIYDLPNYFEEEFFETKKVVYVPVV
- a CDS encoding IS110 family transposase, giving the protein MKKMRANAAGIDIGAKHIFISVENKDVRVFETFTESFREASCYLLSEGIQTVAMEATGVYWIILYEILESAGLDVWLVDGRQTRQVPGRKTDVKDCQWIQQLHSHGLLNRCFVPDAQVKEVRAYQRLREDHLRTASMHVNHMQKSLIEMNIRLKEVLSQIHGASGLAIIEAILAGERDAQKLLSLCHSSIREKKASQVIKALSGYYTESGLFALGQAYSGYKFYKQQILACDQKLEEVMKRFNNYDSDMESKNEIDSVKDRKPVRHNKPDIDHLGGHLLKIFSGKDATCLPGITDYTWLQLYSEIGMELCKWPSEKHFTSWLGLSPGQHQSGKKNKTRNRKYRPKAGQIFRQIAQSLIESKKIALGAFGRRLKSKRGPGIATKATARKLAVLYWRLMVKGLDYTERGIKAYEEKMQLHRERWLVKTAKELGYELEQIPI